GCTAATCCAATGGACAAAGACTTTAATTATGCTGAAGAATTTAAAAGTTTGGATTTAAAAGCTATCAAAAATGATCTTTTTGAATTAATGACAAATTCTCAAGATTGGTGGCCAGCTGATTATGGTCATTATGGTCCATTTTTTATTCGTATGGCTTGGCACAGTGCAGGTACATATCGTACGGCTGATGGTCGTGGTGGTAGTGGCTCAGGAACACAGCGTTTTGCACCACTTAATAGTTGGCCCGATAATGCAAATCTTGATAAAGCTCGTTTGTTGCTTTGGTCAATTAAGAAAAAGTATGGTAAAAAAATCTCTTGGGCAGATCTTATGATTTTGGCAGGAAATTGTGCTTTAGAGTCAATGGGACTACAAACTTTTGGTTTTGCAGGTGGACGTGAAGATGTATGGGAACCAGAACAAGATATTTATTGGGGTTCGGAAGGCGAATGGTTAGGAGACAAACGTTATTCAGGTGACAGAGAATTAGAAAATCCATTAGCAGCCGTTCAGATGGGACTTATTTATGTAAATCCTGAAGGACCAAATGGAAAACCTGACCCATTAGCATCAGCAAAAGATATTCGTGAAACGTTTGCAAGAATGGCAATGAACGACTACGAAACTGTTGCTCTTATTGCAGGAGGACATACATTCGGAAAAACACATGGCGCAGCAGATCCAGGAAAATATGTAGGAATGGAACCAGCAGGAGCAGCTATTGAAGAGCAAGGAACAGGATGGAAAAATACATACGAAAGTGGACATGGAGTACATACAATTACAAGTGGATTAGAAGGAGCTTGGACAACAACGCCAACAAAATGGAGTAATGATTATTTTGATCATCTATTTGGTTTTGAGTGGGAGCTTACCAAAAGTCCAGCAGGAGCGCATCAATGGAAACCAAAAAATGGAGGAGGAGAAGGAACAATTCCTGATGCTCATGATTCATCAAAAAAACACGCTCCCTTTATGCTTACAAGCGATTTGGCATTGCGTGTAGATCCAGATTATGAAAGAATTTCAAGACATTTTCATGAAAACCCAACTGAATTTGCTGATGCTTTTGCTCGTGCTTGGTACAAACTGACTCACCGTGATATGGGACCTGTTTCTCGTTATTTGGGAGAGGAAGTTCCGACTGAAGAACTTTTATGGCAAGACCCAATTCCTGCTCGTGATTATGATTTGATTGATGAAAATGATGTTAATTCTTTAAAATCTAAAATTCTTAATTCTGGACTATCTATTTCTGAATTAGTTTCTACGGCTTGGGCTTCGGCTTCTACTTTCCGTGGTTCGGACAAGCGTGGTGGTGCAAATGGTGGTCGTCTTCGTTTAGCTCCTCAAAAAGATTGGGAAGTAAACAATCCAACACAGTTAGCTAAAGTATTGAACGTTTTTGAAGAAATCAAAAAAGGATTTGATAATGGAAACAAAAAAGTTTCTATTGCTGATTTAATTGTTTTAGGAGGTTGTGCTGCTGTTGAGAAAGCTGCTAAAAATGCAGGTCATGACATAGAAGTTCCTTTTACGGCAGGTCGTACAGATTCTTCACAAGAACAAACTGATGTAGATTCTTTCAAATTCTTAGAGCCACAAGCAGATGGTTTCCGTAACTACTCCAAAGCTGAATATACATTGTCAGAAGAAGAATTATTGATTGATAAAGCTCAATTATTGACTTTGACTGCTCCTGAAATGACTGTTTTGGTAGGTGGAATGCGTGTCTTGAATACAAATTTTGATGGCTCTTCTTATGGTATTTTTACAGAGAATAAAGAAACTCTTACAAATGATTTCTTTACAAATCTGATTGATTTTACAATGACTTGGAAAGCTACTTCTGACACTCAGAAAACATTTGAAGGCAGTGACAGAAGAACAGGACAAGTAAAATGGACAGGTTCTCGTGTAGATTTAATTTTTGGTTCAAACTCAGAACTCCGTGCTTTAGCTGAACTTTATGCTTGTGATGATGCAAAAGAAAAATTTGTACACGATTTTGTTGCAGCATGGGATAAAGTAATGAATTTAGATAGATTTGATTTGGCTTAAATCTAGGCTGTACAAACTATAAAAAAAATTCCTCGTATTTTTGAGTTACTACACAACAAAAAATACCGAGGAATATGTCTAAACGACAGTATGAATATAGGATAAAAAACTGGAAATCCAAAGCTATGGCACGCAGAAAAGAAAACGACTATTTAAAAAGTCGTATTAAAGAACTCTTAGATAGCCGAGATTCTTGGAAAAAAAAATATCAAGCAGAAAAATTACAAGGCAAATTAAACTTGTCTACTAAAAAAGCAAAAAGACACCAGTATAGCTTACAGGTAGTCAATTTTGTACTAGAACTATATAAATATGGTGGTATGAGTTTACGCAGTTGTCGTCATACGTTAGTTTGCTTACATCTTTGTTTTGGTTTACAAGGCAAATTACCAAGTCATAGCAGTATCCGTAATTGGTTATGCAAATGTGGAGCTTATCGTCTTGAACACACAGAAAACCAAAGTAGCGAGTATGTGGTCTATGTGGATGAAAGTATTAGTTTTGGTAGTGAAAAAATACTTTTGCTACTAGGTGTTTCAGTAGATGCTATTCCTAAAAACCGAAGTTTATCTCATAGTGATATGGAAGTTTTGGCAGTAGAAATTGGTAACGAATGGAGAGGCGAACAAATAGCGAAAGAATTAAGTAAAATAGCCTCTGAAACAAAAATAAAATATATTGTTAGTGATGAAGGTACTAACTTAAAAAAGGCTTATAAATCATTGAATTATACCCATATAGAGGATTGTACTCATATTTTAGCTAATCATTTAAAGCGACTTTATCATCAAGATGCTGATTTCAAATTATTTAGTAACCTTGTCGGTCAATTACGACAAAAATGGAATTTAAGTAAAGATAATAGTCAGTATATGCCTCCTTCTATGAGGGTAAAAATGCGTTTTGCAAATATCTTTCCTTGTGTTAATTGGGCAAAAAAAATAGTACAAAATTGGGACAATTTACCCTCATGTGTTCAAGAACAAGTTCTTTTTTTGAAAGAAAAAGAGGAGTTTATAAAAGGACTAATACAGGTAGAAAAAGTATTTAAAA
This is a stretch of genomic DNA from Bernardetia sp. MNP-M8. It encodes these proteins:
- the katG gene encoding catalase/peroxidase HPI, which produces MEHNTNGKGKVWDTNESSKCPFTGGGAAKFTAGQGTTNLDWWPNMLKTTILRQNSSLANPMDKDFNYAEEFKSLDLKAIKNDLFELMTNSQDWWPADYGHYGPFFIRMAWHSAGTYRTADGRGGSGSGTQRFAPLNSWPDNANLDKARLLLWSIKKKYGKKISWADLMILAGNCALESMGLQTFGFAGGREDVWEPEQDIYWGSEGEWLGDKRYSGDRELENPLAAVQMGLIYVNPEGPNGKPDPLASAKDIRETFARMAMNDYETVALIAGGHTFGKTHGAADPGKYVGMEPAGAAIEEQGTGWKNTYESGHGVHTITSGLEGAWTTTPTKWSNDYFDHLFGFEWELTKSPAGAHQWKPKNGGGEGTIPDAHDSSKKHAPFMLTSDLALRVDPDYERISRHFHENPTEFADAFARAWYKLTHRDMGPVSRYLGEEVPTEELLWQDPIPARDYDLIDENDVNSLKSKILNSGLSISELVSTAWASASTFRGSDKRGGANGGRLRLAPQKDWEVNNPTQLAKVLNVFEEIKKGFDNGNKKVSIADLIVLGGCAAVEKAAKNAGHDIEVPFTAGRTDSSQEQTDVDSFKFLEPQADGFRNYSKAEYTLSEEELLIDKAQLLTLTAPEMTVLVGGMRVLNTNFDGSSYGIFTENKETLTNDFFTNLIDFTMTWKATSDTQKTFEGSDRRTGQVKWTGSRVDLIFGSNSELRALAELYACDDAKEKFVHDFVAAWDKVMNLDRFDLA